The Cellulomonas oligotrophica sequence ACCGCCGTGCGCACGCCCTGGCCGGCCAGCGCGCGCCAGTGCTCGCCGAGCCACTGCTCGGCCTCGAACCGGGCGAGGAACACCGGGCTGCCGGGCCGCTCGACGGGCAGCGCGGCGGCGTCCAGCAGCCGCCACTGCCACCGGGGCCGGGGGGCGCTCACGCGTCCTGCCCCGTCCGTGCGAGCGCCGCGTCGGCGGCCAGGGCGCGGGCGATGCGGGTCGCGTACGCCGGGCCCTCGTAGATGAACCCCGTGTACCCCTGCACGAGCGTGGCCCCCACGGCGAGGTACTCGCGCGCGTCCGCGGGCGTGCTGATCCCGCCGACGCCGACGACCACGACGTCGTCGCCGAGCCGGGCGCGCAGGCGGGCCACGACGTCGATGCCGCGGGCGCGCACGGGCGGCCCGGAGAGCCCGCCGGGGCCGAGGTCGTGGGCGATCGTGGTGTTGACCGCGACCACGCCGTCGAGCCCGAGGTCGAGCACGAGGTCGGCGACCGCGTCGACGTCGGCGTCGGTCAGGTCGGGGGCGATCTTCACCAGCACGGGGACCCGCGGGCGCCCGGCACCCGCCGTGGCCTCGTCGGCGGCGGCGCGGGTCGCCTCGAGGAGCGGCCGGAGCTGCTCGACGGCCTGCAGGTCCCGCAGGCCCGGCGTGTTCGGGGACGACACGTTGACGACGAGGTAGTCCGCCCAGGGGGCGAGGAGCCGGGCGCAGGCGGCGTAGTCGGCGGCGGCGTCCTGCGCGGCCGTCGTCCGGTTCTTGCCGATGTTGACGCCGACGACGAGCGACCGCCCGCGGGGCGTGGCCCGCAGACGACGCAGGCGCCGGGCGACGACCTCGGCGCCCTCGTTGTTGAAGCCCATCCGGTTGCGCAGGCCGTGCTGGTCGAGCACGCGCCACAGCCGGGGACGCTCGTTGCCGGGCTGGGGGCGCGGGGTGACCGTGCCGACCTCGACGAACCCGAAGCCGAGCATCGTCAGGCCCTCGACGCCGTGGGCGTCCTTGTCGAACCCCGCGGCCACGCCCATCGCGGACGGGAACCGGCGCCCCCAGACCTCGACGGCGGCGCCCGGCGGCGGCGCGAACGGCAGCGCCACGAGCCGGCGCAGCCCGGGGACGGCCGCGACGGCCCGGATCAGGCCGAAGGCGAGCCCGTGCGCGCGCTCGGGGTCCAGGCGGCGCAGGGCGAGGTCGAAGAGCAGCCGGTACACGCGTCCAACCTAGCGGCGCGCGGGGCCCGCGGGGGCGCCCGTCCGGCGCAGCCACCACACGCCGAGGAACGGCAGGACGAGCGGCACGTAGCCGTACCCGCGGCCGAACGCCGACCACACCGTCTCGTCGGGGAAGTCGCCCACGTCGACCACCGAGAGCGTGCCGACCACGAGGACGCCGACCATCTCGACGAGCACGGTCGCCCAGGCGAGGCGGCGGCGGCCGGTCGCGAGCGCGACGGTGGCCACGACGTACACCAGGCCGGCCAGCAGGGACAGGACGTACGCGACCGGGGCCTCGGCGAGCTTCGTGCCCACCTGGTAGGCGCCCCGGGCGGTCGCGGCGAGCGCGAGGACCCCGTAGACGGCCACGAGCAGCCGCCCGGGGCCGGCGCCGGTCGGGCGCACGGCGGCGGCCCGGTCGTCGCGCTGCGGCCCCGGGGTCACGCCGCGCCCCAGATCTGCAGCAGCCGGTACTCCAGGAACGCGACGGTCAGGGCGGCGACCAGCAGCACGACCGAGCTCCACCGGGTGCGCTCGGCGAAGGCCCAGGCGGCCGCCAGCGGCAGGACGATCATCTGCGTGACGACGTAGCCCCAGAAGAGCACGCCGTCGACGTCGACCCCGCCGGTCACGGCCAGCACGCCGGCGACGACGGCCTGGAGCACGAGCAGCGCCTCGACGACGGCCGCGGCCCACAGCTGGCGCAGCACGACGGCACGGTCCCGCACGACGAACCACGTCGACCAGCCCGCGACGGCGGCGCACGCGACCACCACGGTCCACACCAGGGGCATCACCACGGGGCCACACGGTACCCGCGGTCCCGTGCCCGGGGCGCCGCGCGGTCTACGATCGGGGCGTGATCACGCTGACCAGCAAGGACCCCGCCCACCTGGCCGTGGACGCCGTCGTCGTGGGCGTCGGCACCCGCGACGGCTCCCCCGAGCTGCTCGACGCCGCGTGGCTGCCCGCCGACCTGCAGGCCGCGCTCGTGCGCGACGCCCGTGCGCTGGCCGTCACCGGCGGC is a genomic window containing:
- a CDS encoding quinone-dependent dihydroorotate dehydrogenase encodes the protein MYRLLFDLALRRLDPERAHGLAFGLIRAVAAVPGLRRLVALPFAPPPGAAVEVWGRRFPSAMGVAAGFDKDAHGVEGLTMLGFGFVEVGTVTPRPQPGNERPRLWRVLDQHGLRNRMGFNNEGAEVVARRLRRLRATPRGRSLVVGVNIGKNRTTAAQDAAADYAACARLLAPWADYLVVNVSSPNTPGLRDLQAVEQLRPLLEATRAAADEATAGAGRPRVPVLVKIAPDLTDADVDAVADLVLDLGLDGVVAVNTTIAHDLGPGGLSGPPVRARGIDVVARLRARLGDDVVVVGVGGISTPADAREYLAVGATLVQGYTGFIYEGPAYATRIARALAADAALARTGQDA